Proteins co-encoded in one uncultured Bacteroides sp. genomic window:
- a CDS encoding GyrI-like domain-containing protein, giving the protein MNTKIEIKEMPEMKVIYCRHKGAFKDICKAYDKLMKWSGPRGLLNFPETKSLTVYHDDPSITRIENVRKDACITVNEDIKVDGEIDKMIR; this is encoded by the coding sequence ATGAACACAAAGATTGAAATTAAAGAAATGCCGGAAATGAAAGTTATTTATTGTCGTCACAAAGGTGCTTTCAAAGACATTTGCAAAGCGTATGACAAATTAATGAAATGGTCAGGACCAAGAGGGTTACTAAACTTTCCGGAAACTAAATCACTGACCGTTTACCATGACGATCCTTCTATTACCAGGATTGAAAATGTACGTAAGGATGCTTGTATCACCGTTAATGAAGATATTAAAGTAGACGGAGAGATTGATAAAATGATTAGGTGA
- a CDS encoding DUF4419 domain-containing protein, with translation MRKKTLALILVFIPLMTYSQKEITFNVENLKRPDNLLRLVPCDKVFKNMILSDLSISEWELKKTKIDIPYNIIAQSQFRDSLVTYEYHSFFNGMYRAYSDHRPFVLSPDMIWLLISQGFAQHINSNPEKLRKYFVDFNKKLS, from the coding sequence ATGAGAAAAAAAACATTGGCCCTTATTTTAGTATTTATTCCTTTGATGACATATTCTCAAAAAGAAATAACATTCAACGTAGAAAATCTAAAAAGACCGGATAATTTATTGAGGCTTGTACCTTGCGACAAGGTATTTAAGAATATGATTTTATCCGACTTAAGTATCTCTGAATGGGAGCTAAAAAAAACAAAAATAGACATACCTTATAATATTATTGCCCAAAGTCAATTCAGAGATAGTTTGGTGACCTATGAATATCATTCATTTTTTAATGGAATGTATCGGGCATATTCTGACCATCGCCCTTTTGTATTATCTCCTGACATGATTTGGTTACTCATTAGTCAGGGGTTTGCACAACATATAAATAGCAATCCCGAAAAACTCAGAAAGTATTTTGTTGATTTTAATAAAAAACTCTCGTAG
- a CDS encoding sialate O-acetylesterase, with product MKKHIRILCALILIFGVVEVSANVKLPAIFTNNMVLQQQSQVPFWGEATPNKTLKITTSWNNKTIETTADINGKWKTNVATPVYGGPFSIEITDGEKIKLENVMIGEVWLCSGQSNMEMPFAGWGKIMNYEQEIAAANNPNIRLFTVEKKISSQPLTDLTPKMGGWVTCSSKTIAEFSAVGYFFSRNLYENLNIPIGIINTSWGGTIAEAWTSTNSLKTMPDFRLPVIAMENKSFTPEELKEKYERDSIAWQNQVFNADRGLSNGKAVWVNQGMIETDWKSIKVPDNWENQSLPNFDGVVWFRKTVEIPKDWENNKLTLNLDMIDDNDITYFNGVEVGHTDGWNLTRTYSIPASLVKAGKGVITVRVFDTGGGGGMYGNAALMNLSLSQDKSIGLAGEWQYKIGFNLTEIPAAPITWNNPNQPTVLYNAMINPIVPFTIRGVIWYQGESNTDKAYQYRELFPLLIKDWRKQWKSDFPFYFVQLANYTTQLTEPSEAAWAELREAQMQTLHLENTGMAVTIDIGDAKDIHPKNKQEVGRRLSLIARANAYNENITFSGPIYDSYRIERNSIRISFRYANKGLKTPNGEMLKGFAIAGIDHLFHWADARIEGNEVIVSCKDVENPIAVRYAWAANPVCNLYNEANLPASPFRTDDWPGITYEKK from the coding sequence ATGAAAAAACACATTAGAATTCTTTGCGCATTAATTTTGATATTTGGAGTAGTTGAGGTATCAGCCAATGTAAAACTTCCTGCAATTTTTACTAACAACATGGTACTTCAACAACAGTCACAGGTCCCTTTTTGGGGAGAAGCAACGCCTAATAAAACTCTAAAAATTACAACTTCCTGGAATAATAAAACGATTGAAACAACCGCAGATATAAACGGAAAGTGGAAAACGAATGTTGCTACTCCTGTTTATGGTGGACCATTTAGCATTGAAATAACTGATGGTGAAAAAATTAAACTTGAAAATGTGATGATTGGTGAAGTTTGGTTGTGTTCTGGTCAGTCTAATATGGAAATGCCTTTTGCAGGATGGGGGAAAATCATGAACTATGAACAAGAAATTGCGGCAGCTAATAATCCAAATATTAGGCTTTTTACAGTTGAAAAAAAAATTAGTAGTCAACCATTGACTGATTTAACACCTAAAATGGGTGGTTGGGTAACTTGTTCTTCAAAAACGATTGCAGAATTCTCGGCTGTAGGATATTTTTTTAGCAGAAATCTTTACGAAAATCTAAATATTCCGATTGGAATCATTAATACATCTTGGGGTGGAACTATTGCAGAAGCATGGACTAGCACTAATTCGCTGAAAACAATGCCTGATTTCAGATTACCTGTTATTGCTATGGAAAATAAATCATTTACCCCAGAAGAACTAAAGGAAAAATACGAACGAGATTCAATAGCATGGCAAAACCAAGTTTTTAACGCAGATAGAGGTTTATCAAATGGGAAAGCTGTTTGGGTAAATCAAGGCATGATAGAAACAGATTGGAAATCAATAAAAGTACCTGACAATTGGGAAAATCAAAGTTTGCCAAATTTCGATGGCGTTGTTTGGTTTAGAAAAACTGTTGAAATACCAAAAGATTGGGAGAATAATAAATTGACACTAAATCTGGATATGATTGACGATAATGACATCACCTATTTTAATGGAGTAGAAGTGGGACATACCGATGGTTGGAATCTGACCAGAACATACAGCATTCCGGCATCTTTGGTAAAAGCTGGAAAAGGAGTGATTACAGTTCGAGTTTTTGATACTGGAGGTGGCGGTGGAATGTATGGTAATGCCGCTTTGATGAATTTAAGTTTATCACAGGATAAATCAATAGGTTTGGCAGGAGAGTGGCAATATAAAATTGGGTTTAATCTAACTGAAATTCCGGCAGCACCAATTACATGGAATAATCCTAATCAACCTACCGTTTTGTATAACGCAATGATCAACCCAATTGTTCCATTCACTATCAGAGGTGTAATATGGTATCAGGGTGAAAGTAATACGGACAAAGCTTATCAATATAGGGAGCTGTTTCCGTTGTTGATTAAAGACTGGCGGAAACAATGGAAATCAGATTTCCCATTTTATTTTGTTCAGTTAGCTAATTACACCACACAACTTACTGAGCCAAGTGAAGCTGCATGGGCCGAATTACGTGAAGCTCAAATGCAAACCTTACATCTCGAAAATACTGGAATGGCTGTTACTATAGATATTGGCGATGCAAAAGATATTCACCCTAAAAACAAACAGGAAGTAGGACGTAGGCTTTCGTTAATTGCCAGAGCAAACGCCTACAACGAAAATATAACTTTTTCGGGTCCAATTTATGATTCATATCGCATAGAAAGAAATTCAATTCGGATTTCATTCAGATATGCCAATAAAGGTCTAAAAACTCCGAATGGAGAAATGCTCAAAGGTTTTGCAATTGCCGGTATCGATCATCTCTTTCATTGGGCTGATGCTCGGATAGAGGGGAATGAAGTGATTGTATCGTGCAAAGATGTCGAGAATCCCATTGCTGTACGGTATGCATGGGCTGCAAATCCGGTTTGTAATCTGTATAATGAAGCTAATCTACCTGCTTCACCATTTCGAACCGACGATTGGCCGGGAATTACTTACGAAAAAAAATAA
- a CDS encoding MalY/PatB family protein: MKYNFDEITPRRDTNSYKWDSTADADVLPMWVADMDFRTAPPIIEALKHRVEHGIFGYVKVPDAYYEKTIDWFSRRHNWQIYKEWIIYTTGVVPAISAIIKAVTSPSDKVLVQTPVYNCFFSSIRNNGCELVTSDLVYANRTYTIDFDDLERKAADTAVKVMLLCNPHNPAGRVWTREELMRIGKICLRHNVFVIADEIHCEFVHPGHTYTPFASLSKELLLHSATCVSPSKAFNLAGLQIANIIIADEEIRSKVDKAININEVCDVNPFGVEALIAAYSEGEEWLNQLNVYLYDNYLCMKEFCESQLPQFPITILEGTYLVWMDCSALHKNSGEIEKLLLEKAKLWLNEGTMYGANGDTFMRWNIACPRSVLLEGLNRFRKFTEAFSE, from the coding sequence ATGAAATATAATTTTGATGAAATAACTCCTCGCCGTGACACCAACTCCTACAAATGGGACAGTACCGCGGATGCGGATGTTCTTCCAATGTGGGTGGCTGATATGGATTTCCGTACGGCGCCACCCATCATCGAGGCATTGAAGCACCGTGTGGAACATGGCATTTTTGGCTATGTAAAGGTACCCGATGCTTATTATGAAAAGACAATAGATTGGTTTAGTCGCAGGCACAACTGGCAGATTTATAAAGAGTGGATTATCTACACTACCGGAGTGGTTCCGGCAATATCCGCCATTATCAAAGCTGTAACATCTCCAAGCGACAAGGTACTGGTTCAGACACCTGTGTACAACTGTTTCTTTTCCTCTATTCGTAATAATGGCTGCGAGTTAGTAACCAGTGATTTAGTTTACGCCAACCGCACTTATACAATAGACTTCGATGATTTAGAGCGCAAAGCTGCTGACACGGCAGTAAAAGTAATGCTTCTTTGCAATCCTCACAATCCTGCCGGACGTGTATGGACGCGTGAAGAATTGATGCGTATTGGCAAAATCTGTCTACGGCACAATGTATTCGTCATTGCCGACGAAATTCATTGCGAATTCGTTCACCCCGGACACACCTACACTCCTTTTGCTTCTCTTAGCAAAGAGTTATTACTGCATTCCGCAACCTGTGTTTCGCCCAGCAAAGCCTTTAATCTGGCCGGACTTCAGATTGCCAACATCATCATTGCTGATGAAGAAATACGCAGCAAAGTAGATAAAGCCATTAATATAAATGAGGTTTGTGATGTGAATCCTTTTGGAGTAGAAGCGCTTATAGCTGCTTACAGCGAAGGAGAAGAATGGCTCAATCAGCTGAACGTCTATCTCTACGATAATTACCTCTGCATGAAGGAATTCTGTGAAAGCCAACTCCCACAATTCCCAATAACCATACTTGAAGGCACTTACTTGGTTTGGATGGATTGCTCAGCACTTCACAAGAATTCAGGAGAAATCGAAAAGTTACTTTTAGAGAAAGCCAAACTGTGGCTGAATGAAGGCACGATGTACGGTGCTAACGGTGATACGTTTATGCGATGGAATATCGCTTGTCCCCGTTCAGTATTATTAGAAGGATTAAATCGTTTTAGAAAATTTACTGAAGCATTTTCTGAATAG
- a CDS encoding transposase, protein MNQSISTVGKVTTNKPIYVNVNKKKSTISFKLHIPHYRQDRVSISGKSYTVELSRNSNSSRCPACGCLSQSLHGHYIRQLQGSEIFNHPLTLLVKTRKFRCRNEHCLRKVFSEDHSCMASPYGRNTLEVEERIREVSLKVTSRTASELLHEQNIFCSQSACLRSAHKKLPSKSSNSLPVAIGIDDFAQKKGHIYGSVIVDQMTHRPIAVLPCREGDELEQFLRDNPQIQYITRDRGRNFVEAINRILPGVTQICDRFHLIKNLVDALTEEIASLFRLSVHKQTYSYPSTEECRTKIMEALYGLGDARHRHKLNLFVQADSLIRKGMSISETARQLGVHSLVIWRLVRHHTGKDYMSAQQKSILKHVDELALEISHGCTDIKNLKKKMEGKMDAIAISAATIGIRNKIKQEQQEVRKYNKNIAERKNKKHASIRSIRRFILKGESAVQSLTDLLKNPSIKQVVTLGLRFKEMINGNLRQWSLENWIKQAMESDSKAMRAFACGIKADQQAVQNAMDIYLNNGLLEGTVNKIKAIKRQMFNRASYRLLNVKLIAFKT, encoded by the coding sequence ATGAATCAAAGCATATCTACAGTTGGCAAAGTTACTACAAATAAGCCTATTTACGTCAATGTTAACAAAAAGAAATCAACTATATCTTTTAAACTTCATATTCCCCATTATCGCCAGGATAGAGTCTCTATAAGTGGGAAATCGTACACTGTAGAATTGTCCCGTAACTCTAATAGTAGCCGCTGTCCGGCCTGTGGTTGTTTGAGTCAAAGCTTACATGGGCACTATATACGCCAACTTCAGGGCTCAGAAATATTTAATCATCCCCTGACTCTATTGGTCAAAACCCGCAAATTTCGTTGTCGAAATGAGCATTGTCTCCGCAAGGTCTTTAGTGAGGACCATTCCTGCATGGCTTCTCCCTATGGCCGCAACACTCTGGAGGTAGAAGAACGTATCCGTGAAGTATCTCTAAAAGTCACATCCCGTACTGCCAGTGAGCTTTTACACGAGCAGAACATCTTCTGCAGTCAATCTGCCTGTCTACGGAGTGCTCACAAGAAATTGCCCTCAAAAAGTAGTAATTCTCTACCTGTGGCTATAGGTATAGATGACTTTGCACAGAAGAAAGGGCATATCTATGGGAGTGTTATTGTAGACCAGATGACCCATCGTCCCATTGCAGTACTTCCTTGCCGGGAGGGGGATGAATTAGAGCAGTTCTTGCGAGATAATCCTCAGATACAATATATAACCCGAGACCGGGGGCGAAACTTTGTTGAAGCTATTAATCGTATCCTACCCGGTGTTACCCAAATCTGTGACAGATTCCATTTGATAAAGAATCTGGTGGATGCTCTGACGGAAGAAATAGCCTCATTATTCCGGCTAAGTGTGCATAAGCAAACTTATTCTTATCCCTCCACGGAAGAATGCAGAACCAAAATCATGGAAGCTCTTTATGGCCTGGGGGATGCCAGACATCGACATAAACTGAACCTGTTTGTGCAAGCAGATAGCCTTATCAGAAAAGGAATGAGCATTTCAGAAACAGCCCGCCAATTAGGAGTGCATTCACTGGTTATCTGGCGTTTGGTACGTCACCATACAGGCAAGGATTATATGTCTGCGCAGCAAAAGAGTATATTAAAACATGTCGATGAACTGGCTTTGGAAATCAGCCATGGATGTACGGATATAAAGAATTTGAAGAAGAAAATGGAAGGCAAAATGGATGCGATTGCAATCTCGGCTGCCACGATAGGAATCAGAAACAAAATAAAGCAAGAACAACAGGAAGTCAGGAAATATAACAAAAATATAGCTGAAAGGAAAAACAAAAAACACGCATCAATAAGGAGCATACGGAGATTTATATTGAAAGGGGAATCCGCCGTGCAAAGTCTTACTGATCTATTGAAGAATCCATCAATAAAACAGGTTGTAACATTAGGATTGAGATTCAAGGAAATGATAAATGGAAATCTCAGGCAATGGTCTCTGGAAAATTGGATAAAACAGGCTATGGAATCTGATTCAAAAGCTATGAGGGCATTTGCTTGTGGAATAAAAGCAGACCAACAAGCGGTGCAAAATGCAATGGATATTTATTTGAACAACGGACTCTTGGAAGGAACTGTCAATAAAATAAAGGCCATCAAAAGGCAGATGTTTAATAGGGCAAGCTATAGACTACTTAATGTCAAACTCATTGCGTTTAAAACCTAA
- a CDS encoding DUF6438 domain-containing protein, which produces MKIKLITILLIVFYLISCKTKREEKFKKSICGEWIFVKVGTDNEARNAEKKEGRKTIELPLPPSISENINFRKGYIFYSNNSCEDKRGYFKQIDGKSREDKKIFFLGNDTKYKVEDDSLKIFDLADSTWKGIKIRSITSDTLTLEVDDTVFFKYAKTHYRIDKAQTFDMILVSSSACYGTCPISNTSIDKYGNFIFYGQGYNTKTGLFISKIKVLRHFRCKLLGFKRNEFDIK; this is translated from the coding sequence ATGAAAATAAAACTTATAACCATATTATTGATTGTATTTTACTTGATTTCTTGTAAGACTAAGAGAGAAGAAAAATTCAAGAAATCAATATGTGGAGAATGGATTTTTGTGAAAGTGGGTACAGATAATGAAGCAAGAAACGCAGAAAAGAAAGAAGGAAGAAAAACAATTGAACTTCCTCTCCCTCCCTCAATTTCTGAGAACATAAATTTCAGAAAGGGATATATATTTTATAGTAATAATTCCTGTGAAGATAAACGTGGTTACTTTAAACAAATTGACGGAAAGAGTCGAGAAGATAAAAAGATATTTTTTCTTGGTAATGACACAAAATATAAAGTGGAAGATGATAGCTTAAAAATATTTGATTTAGCTGACAGCACTTGGAAAGGAATTAAAATCCGGAGTATTACATCTGACACCTTAACTTTAGAAGTAGATGATACTGTATTTTTCAAATATGCAAAGACTCACTATAGAATTGACAAAGCCCAGACTTTCGATATGATTTTAGTTTCTTCTTCAGCATGTTACGGAACTTGCCCTATAAGCAACACAAGTATTGACAAATATGGTAATTTCATTTTCTATGGACAAGGTTATAACACTAAGACAGGCTTATTTATATCTAAAATTAAGGTTCTTCGTCACTTTAGGTGCAAGCTATTAGGTTTTAAACGCAATGAGTTTGACATTAAGTAG
- a CDS encoding AraC family transcriptional regulator, whose protein sequence is MSVKEQSKQEYIARIYKVMDYIDNHINEPLSLGTIADVVNLSPYHFHRIFTLFSGESLSTFIQRIRIEKAASLIREYEDIPISEIAYNCGFSSVSIFSRTFRKYFNTSATDFRNREKAFLAINGSYYSKDGKVFSKIINNITVLICNFATSI, encoded by the coding sequence ATGAGCGTTAAAGAGCAAAGCAAACAGGAATATATTGCAAGGATTTATAAGGTAATGGATTACATAGACAACCATATAAACGAACCTTTATCCTTAGGAACGATAGCCGACGTGGTCAATCTGTCACCATATCACTTTCATCGGATATTTACATTATTCTCAGGCGAGAGTTTATCAACTTTCATTCAACGAATCAGGATAGAAAAAGCAGCTTCTTTAATCAGAGAATATGAAGATATTCCCATCAGCGAGATTGCCTATAACTGCGGATTCAGTAGTGTGTCTATCTTTAGCAGAACTTTCAGAAAGTATTTCAATACATCGGCTACGGATTTCAGAAACAGAGAAAAAGCTTTCCTTGCCATCAATGGTTCTTATTATAGCAAGGATGGTAAAGTGTTCAGTAAAATAATCAACAACATCACAGTATTGATTTGCAACTTTGCAACATCAATTTAA
- a CDS encoding glycoside hydrolase has translation MKNIKAKFILTVIALGLITLSICAQTTITNTPQTKYQTIKGWGVSLCWWANLVGGMPQASINDIANRIAVQMNYNFFRFNIGGGDNPSCQWGNHMRKDGGNMPGYRSYYPDGQGWGVVNVNNDVRQISVMNKLANLRSTYGDIITEMFSNSPPYFMTKTYCSAGEWNGGENLNPGFEDDFADYLCSVTKTLRTAHSNWNIKYIEPFNEPYSNWWKAGGNQDGCEILHNTQATILWNLWRSQQTYGISDIGLIASDCNTVAETRTNMHDLWANHINEYNGLSVLATHTYGGSWSEKAALFSDGFNTGKNVWQTETGPLGWVLPSGGQWWWRHYDMAYRMIEDMRNLKCEVWCDWQAMSYDDGWGLFQQTNWNENNPYQAATLKNTRSFYIRKQIANYAKVGYTQIDNNCGNSMSFLKSDNKEVVVVIVNNSTNSNSYIVDLTKFQTISGFKTYRTSGGDSSKENATEKTTPSKTEKGLLSANKITYTAPAWSVTTFVVKVPGLLGASKVINSLPIFRVML, from the coding sequence ATGAAAAACATAAAAGCTAAATTTATTCTAACGGTAATAGCGTTAGGGTTAATTACATTAAGTATTTGTGCTCAAACGACCATTACAAATACACCTCAAACTAAGTACCAAACTATAAAAGGTTGGGGCGTTTCTTTATGTTGGTGGGCTAATCTTGTTGGGGGCATGCCACAAGCTAGTATTAATGATATAGCGAATAGAATTGCAGTTCAAATGAACTATAATTTCTTTCGTTTTAATATTGGAGGAGGTGACAATCCCAGTTGTCAATGGGGTAATCATATGAGAAAAGATGGTGGAAATATGCCAGGTTACAGATCATATTATCCTGATGGTCAAGGTTGGGGTGTTGTAAATGTGAACAATGACGTTCGTCAAATATCTGTAATGAACAAATTAGCAAATTTACGCTCTACTTATGGTGATATTATAACGGAAATGTTTTCAAACTCACCACCTTATTTTATGACCAAAACTTATTGTAGCGCAGGTGAATGGAATGGAGGTGAAAACCTTAATCCGGGTTTTGAAGATGATTTTGCTGATTATCTTTGTTCTGTAACTAAAACTTTACGAACAGCACATTCAAATTGGAATATAAAATATATAGAACCATTTAATGAGCCTTATTCTAATTGGTGGAAAGCTGGTGGTAATCAGGACGGATGTGAAATATTACATAATACACAAGCGACAATACTCTGGAATTTATGGCGAAGTCAACAAACATATGGCATAAGTGATATTGGACTTATTGCATCCGATTGTAATACAGTTGCTGAAACAAGAACCAATATGCATGATTTGTGGGCAAACCACATTAATGAATACAATGGCTTATCTGTTTTGGCAACACATACCTATGGTGGATCATGGTCTGAAAAAGCTGCTTTATTCTCCGATGGATTTAATACAGGAAAAAATGTATGGCAAACAGAAACGGGACCATTGGGATGGGTACTTCCTTCAGGTGGGCAATGGTGGTGGAGACATTACGATATGGCTTATAGGATGATAGAAGATATGCGCAATCTCAAATGTGAAGTTTGGTGCGATTGGCAGGCAATGTCGTATGATGATGGTTGGGGATTATTTCAGCAAACAAATTGGAATGAAAATAATCCTTATCAGGCTGCAACTCTCAAAAACACAAGAAGTTTTTATATTCGTAAACAAATTGCTAATTACGCTAAAGTAGGGTACACCCAGATTGACAACAATTGTGGAAACAGTATGAGCTTTTTAAAATCAGATAATAAGGAAGTAGTAGTGGTAATTGTAAACAATAGTACAAATTCAAATTCATATATTGTTGATTTGACAAAATTTCAAACGATAAGTGGTTTTAAAACATATCGTACTTCGGGCGGTGATAGTAGTAAAGAGAATGCAACTGAAAAAACTACTCCCTCTAAAACTGAAAAGGGTCTTCTTTCAGCAAACAAAATTACTTATACTGCGCCTGCATGGTCGGTTACAACTTTTGTGGTTAAGGTGCCTGGATTATTAGGAGCTTCAAAAGTTATTAACTCCCTCCCTATATTTCGAGTTATGCTATAG
- a CDS encoding acetylxylan esterase: MKKIFLLSLGLALLAYNLSAQKIAGFESGTSDLFNKFSWTGTTGSFGIVDNPSKTGINTTAKCALNFRVKGATSAWTESADLTSDPLNPITVSSTNRYLHVFVYSDQSYAGYIRLRYTTADNKWLVPSKEVRFNFSAGKWTDVVLDLQTAGVSSIYGLYFMSQDWGNTYAANSNFYYDEIEVSGDPNPRGTTTFETACTVADFETNGVNPQFTMAGTSGGSILQLADNSLRTGANETLKALKVKQTNETVWWCRANITFNNPVKVTSNTRYLHVMVKSPLSGISILTYEPTEHWFTQTVSKRNEWSDVVVDLMSTGYDLTNTALNSIGICGNSSTYIPNMEWFIDQVAFSADSQARTGSATFLDQISCDMTTEDTDWNFVNTNPLNTIKITNNNNSAATFGLNIFVRSAAKDSVKLTQIPLTLAAGESKTISHELTNPVPGFYRYYLDVTDGTILRNKIVRQIGYNPDQMASVNDAQPDFDAFWDAAKSELASVAPEYKVTYKQTYGTHLIYDVEMKSIKGKTIKGYLSVPNKTGKFPAIVLSNGFGVTASIPDRTDDYVVFTYNIRGMGISTDYSSVDDLFVNGLTDKNTYYYRECFMDALRAVDFVCTRPEVDTNKIFAEGESQGGALTYAIAALDSRILAIAPRLPFLSDFPLYYKIKENVNEIDEWPMSILNQFMAKYSFSSTNTFKNLSYFDIKNLASKIKCPVLMCVGLQDPTCPPSINFAAYNQVTQPKEYMILKNNGHYSDATFITYKDAWFQKILNNLKSDTKDLKNNTFEKQIQTYISGNELNIYSTTGTSLKISIYQSDGSLKSQKTMLNATSIHLNPGIFMLLVSDSQNKMVRKIIVR; encoded by the coding sequence ATGAAAAAAATCTTCTTACTTTCGCTCGGATTGGCGCTTTTGGCTTACAACCTTAGTGCTCAAAAAATTGCCGGTTTTGAAAGTGGCACGTCCGATTTATTTAATAAATTTAGCTGGACTGGAACTACTGGTTCTTTCGGAATTGTGGATAATCCATCGAAAACAGGGATTAACACTACTGCAAAATGTGCGCTTAATTTTCGTGTTAAAGGAGCTACTTCGGCATGGACTGAATCTGCTGATTTAACTTCTGATCCGTTGAATCCAATTACTGTAAGTTCCACCAACCGATATCTGCATGTTTTTGTTTATTCCGACCAATCGTATGCTGGATATATAAGGCTAAGATATACAACAGCTGATAATAAGTGGCTCGTTCCTTCAAAAGAGGTACGTTTTAATTTCTCTGCAGGAAAATGGACTGATGTAGTACTGGATCTTCAGACAGCGGGTGTTTCTTCAATTTATGGCTTATATTTTATGTCACAGGACTGGGGAAATACATATGCTGCTAACAGCAATTTCTACTATGACGAAATTGAAGTTTCGGGTGATCCAAATCCACGAGGAACTACAACGTTTGAAACGGCCTGTACCGTGGCAGATTTTGAAACCAACGGAGTAAATCCTCAATTTACAATGGCTGGCACAAGCGGTGGATCGATTTTGCAACTGGCAGATAATTCTCTAAGAACAGGTGCCAACGAAACATTAAAAGCATTGAAGGTAAAGCAAACAAACGAAACAGTTTGGTGGTGTCGGGCTAACATAACCTTCAATAATCCGGTAAAAGTAACCAGCAATACACGTTATTTGCATGTAATGGTTAAGTCTCCACTTTCTGGCATTTCTATTTTGACATATGAACCTACCGAACATTGGTTTACTCAAACAGTTTCGAAAAGAAACGAATGGAGTGATGTGGTGGTTGACTTAATGTCGACAGGTTACGACTTGACTAACACTGCGTTAAATTCAATTGGCATTTGCGGCAATTCTTCCACATATATACCTAACATGGAATGGTTTATTGATCAGGTGGCTTTTTCAGCCGACTCACAAGCCCGCACTGGCAGTGCAACCTTTCTGGATCAGATAAGCTGCGACATGACCACAGAAGATACAGATTGGAATTTCGTAAATACGAATCCATTAAATACAATAAAAATAACAAACAATAACAACTCTGCAGCCACATTTGGATTGAATATTTTTGTGCGTTCGGCAGCCAAAGACTCTGTAAAACTAACACAAATTCCGTTAACGCTTGCTGCAGGTGAAAGCAAAACAATTAGTCATGAACTTACAAATCCGGTTCCCGGATTTTACCGTTATTACCTCGATGTAACAGATGGTACCATCCTACGAAACAAAATTGTAAGACAAATTGGGTATAATCCAGACCAAATGGCTTCGGTTAATGATGCACAACCTGATTTTGATGCTTTCTGGGATGCTGCTAAATCAGAATTGGCCAGTGTGGCTCCTGAATACAAAGTTACTTACAAACAAACATATGGAACACATCTGATTTACGATGTGGAAATGAAATCTATTAAAGGGAAAACAATAAAAGGATATTTAAGCGTTCCAAATAAAACGGGTAAATTTCCTGCAATAGTATTATCAAACGGATTTGGTGTCACTGCATCAATTCCTGACCGAACTGATGATTATGTTGTTTTTACATATAACATTAGAGGGATGGGAATTAGCACAGATTATTCGTCTGTTGACGATTTATTTGTAAACGGTCTGACAGATAAAAATACATATTATTACCGAGAGTGTTTTATGGATGCTTTACGAGCAGTTGATTTTGTTTGTACAAGACCCGAAGTTGATACTAACAAAATTTTTGCAGAAGGCGAAAGTCAGGGAGGTGCATTAACTTATGCTATTGCGGCACTTGATTCGCGAATTTTGGCAATCGCACCTCGACTACCATTTTTGTCAGATTTCCCGTTGTATTATAAAATCAAGGAGAATGTGAACGAAATAGATGAATGGCCTATGAGTATTTTGAACCAATTTATGGCAAAATATAGTTTTTCAAGTACTAACACTTTCAAAAACCTTAGTTATTTCGACATCAAGAATCTGGCAAGTAAAATTAAATGTCCGGTGTTGATGTGTGTAGGATTGCAGGATCCAACTTGCCCACCATCGATTAATTTTGCTGCATACAATCAGGTCACACAACCCAAAGAATACATGATTCTGAAAAATAATGGTCATTATTCTGATGCCACTTTTATAACTTACAAAGATGCTTGGTTCCAGAAAATTCTTAATAATCTAAAATCTGATACAAAAGACTTAAAAAACAATACATTTGAAAAACAAATTCAAACTTACATAAGTGGAAATGAACTAAATATCTACAGTACTACTGGAACTTCTTTAAAGATTTCTATTTATCAATCTGATGGAAGTCTGAAAAGTCAAAAAACAATGCTAAATGCGACATCAATCCATCTAAACCCTGGTATTTTTATGTTATTGGTCTCAGATAGTCAGAATAAAATGGTTAGAAAAATAATTGTACGGTAA